The Candidatus Bathyarchaeota archaeon DNA window TTCATTCTTTTTAAAATTAACAAGGACATATCATCATCGGAAGTGCAAAATGGATTGAAAGAAACAGGCTTACTAGTTAAAGATCGTGGAAATATACCGCTACTAGAGAATTGTATAAGAGTCACTGTATCAACACAAGAAATGAATGACAAATTCTTATATGTATTGAAAAATATCTTAGAAGACAAAGGCTGAAAATTGAATTATATTCAATTTGAAATTGCAAAGAATCGAAGGATATATTATGAAAAAGAAAGTGTCAGGCCGCTTACAGAAGCTCAGAAACTTATCTTTGATTGTGATGGAGTACTCACATCAGATATAAATTCATATAGGGAAGCGATTAGAGAAACTGTAGATTTCTATTTTTTCAATTTATTGTGTTTGTCAAATCAAAGAAACCTAGTAACTCAAAAAGACATACAGAAATTAAAAGACACAGGTTTTTTCAATAATGATTGGTTACTAACTCATGCTTTGATTGAGTTTTATCTTATAACGACTCTTAAAAAATTTGAGCTTGAAGAAAAATTAGAGGATTTACTTAAGAAGTTAATTGATTTCAATTACACAAATATTGAAAAACTGATTGCAAAGCTAAAAGATGTTGGTAAGCTATTTGAAGAAATTGGAATTAATGGTAATGAATTAATTAAACTCAAAGACGGCCCTTCATTTGGCATAGAACCTTTCATAGCCTACATTTACAAAAACAAAGGGAGAGATTCGATAAAAGATTGGGGCAAAATACATTGTAAGAATGATATTTGTTCATTAATCAAAAAAATTTCTCCTTTAGATTTACAAGCTGATGATTTAGTAAGAAGATTATTCGATGAAATATATCTCGGAGCTGTCTTATTCAAAGAATTTCATAATCGAAAACCTTTTTTTAACTTCAAACATGGCTTGATAGAAAACGAGTGTATTATCCCTAAGAAAGAAGTCTTAAAGGAATTAAGTTTTAATTTTGGAAGATTTGCAATATACTCAGAAAGACCAAGAATGGAAGGGATGTTCGTTCTTAAGAAGAACAACATACTAGAATTCTTTGATGCTGAGGCGATCTATTTCTATGAGGATATATTAAGATCAATTGTAGAGAATCTTAATAAGGATAAATTATTATTTACCAAACCAAATCCTGAGGCATTAATCACTTTAGTAGATAATGTCTTTGGAAATTCAAGCTATGTCATTTATATTGGAGACACTGTTTCAGATGCTATTTTAATAAAGAATGTTAAATCTAAGGGAAGAAAAAATATCTTATTCATAGGTACACTTTCATCCTCAAACAATAAAGAATTTCTTTTAGAAAATTACAAAAAGCATGGTGCCGATGCTATAATTAATGATGTTAATGATATTCCTGATCTATTGGTGAATATTAAAAATAGGTGATATTTTGAGAATTAGTGAGGTAAAAAGGGAGACCAAAGAAGTATCTATTAAAATTAAATTAAATATAGATGGCCTGGGTAGATCCAAAATAGAAACTGGAATTGAATTTTTTAATCATATTCTGACAAATATTGCTAAACACTCGTTATTTAATTTAGAAGTTAATGCTTCTGGTGATTTAAAACATCACATCGCTGAAGATGTTGCTTTGGCTTTAGGAGAAGCCATTGCTAAAGCTCTAGGTGATAAAAAAGGGATAAAGAGGTTCGGTTCGGCTTATGTCGTCATGGACGATTCACTAGCCAGAGCTGTTTTAGATTTAGGAGGTAGAGCTTATTCACACCTCAAAATTCAATTTAATGCAAAAAAGATAGAGGATTTAAGTGTTGAAGATGTTCCACATTTTTTTGAGTCGCTTGCACAAGCTTCAAAATCAAATATTCATCTAGAAGTCCTGTATGGTAAAAATGATCATCATAAAGTTGAGGCTTTAGCGAAAGCACTTGCTCTTGCATTAAAAGAAGCTTGTTCAAAAGAACCTAGACTCAGCAGTGTACCGAGTACAAAGGGGGTACTCTAAAAGTAAATGCCTAAAATTCTTCTCATCAATTATGGTGTTGGTAATTTAAGAAGTGGAAAGAAAGGTCTTGAAAAAGCAGGGGCAAAAGTCGAAATCATAGATAGTGATAAGCCACTACCAGATGGTGATGCGATAGTTCTTCCTGGGGTAGGTGCCTTTGCAGAAGCAAGGAAGAATATAGCTTCTCAAATTGATAAAATTAAAGATGAATCGAATTCTGGAAAATCTATTTTTGGAATCTGTTTAGGATTACAACTCCTATTTACTAAGAGCTATGAAGGGGCAGAAACAGAGGGGCTTAATCTAATTCCTGGAGAAGTTATCAAGATCTCAAATAACGTCAAGTTACCCCAAATAGGATGGAATACAATAGATATAGTCAAGTCAAGCCCTCTGTTAGAGGGGGTTAAGAGTAATTCATTTATGTACTTTGTTCATTCATATTATGCAAATCCTAATAAAAATGACATTGCAATCTCTTACACAGAATATGGTGATAGATTCCCATCAATTATTGAGAGCCGGAATATTTTCGCCACTCAATTCCATCCAGAAAAAAGCGGACACTCTGGTTTAACAATATTGAAGAATTTTGTTAATATGCTCAAAAGGTAGATCTCGATCGATGTTAATAATACCTGCAGTAGACCTAATGGAAGGAAAATGTGTAAGGCTCATACAAGGAGATCCAAATAAGCGTAAAATATACTATAATGATCCATTAGAAGCGGCTGAACTCTTTCTTGAACAAGGCGCTAGAATGATTCATTTAGTTGATTTAGATGCTGCAATGATGAGGGGAGAGAATACTGAAGCTATCAAGAGAATTATTAAAAAAGTACCGTTGAAGATCCAGGTTGCGGGAGGAATTAGAGGTCTAGATAAAATAGAATCGATTTTGAAAATGGGTGCATACAGGGTCGTGTTGGGTACAGTTTGTATAAAGAATCCAGAAATAGTTGAAGAAGCTACTAAGAAATTTGGGTCTCAAAAGATTATTGCTGCAATAGACCTTTTGGGTGGAGTACCAGCATTTCATGGATGGAAAGAGAAGTCAACCATGGATTATATAGACCTGGCCCGATCTCTGGAGCAAACCAATATAGGCGGTATAATAGTCACATGTGTTGATGTTGATGGAACTTTGAGCGGTCCATCTTTAGATGAAGTATCAAAGCTAAAGAAAATTGTTAATATTCCGATCATAGCATCAGGTGGGATTAAAGAATTAGAAGATATTAGAAGACTTTCCCAAACTCATGTTGATGGAATAATAAT harbors:
- the hisB gene encoding imidazoleglycerol-phosphate dehydratase HisB encodes the protein MRISEVKRETKEVSIKIKLNIDGLGRSKIETGIEFFNHILTNIAKHSLFNLEVNASGDLKHHIAEDVALALGEAIAKALGDKKGIKRFGSAYVVMDDSLARAVLDLGGRAYSHLKIQFNAKKIEDLSVEDVPHFFESLAQASKSNIHLEVLYGKNDHHKVEALAKALALALKEACSKEPRLSSVPSTKGVL
- the hisA gene encoding 1-(5-phosphoribosyl)-5-[(5-phosphoribosylamino)methylideneamino]imidazole-4-carboxamide isomerase yields the protein MLIIPAVDLMEGKCVRLIQGDPNKRKIYYNDPLEAAELFLEQGARMIHLVDLDAAMMRGENTEAIKRIIKKVPLKIQVAGGIRGLDKIESILKMGAYRVVLGTVCIKNPEIVEEATKKFGSQKIIAAIDLLGGVPAFHGWKEKSTMDYIDLARSLEQTNIGGIIVTCVDVDGTLSGPSLDEVSKLKKIVNIPIIASGGIKELEDIRRLSQTHVDGIIIGKALYEEKFDLVDALRIAENAF
- the hisH gene encoding imidazole glycerol phosphate synthase subunit HisH, yielding MPKILLINYGVGNLRSGKKGLEKAGAKVEIIDSDKPLPDGDAIVLPGVGAFAEARKNIASQIDKIKDESNSGKSIFGICLGLQLLFTKSYEGAETEGLNLIPGEVIKISNNVKLPQIGWNTIDIVKSSPLLEGVKSNSFMYFVHSYYANPNKNDIAISYTEYGDRFPSIIESRNIFATQFHPEKSGHSGLTILKNFVNMLKR